The following coding sequences lie in one Vibrio sp. BS-M-Sm-2 genomic window:
- the polA gene encoding DNA polymerase I — MARIPDNPLILIDGSSYLYRAFHAYPGTMSNGDIPTNAVYGVVNMLRSMMRQFASDRIAVIFDAKGKTFRDDMYPEYKANRPPMPDDLRCQIEPLHNVIRAMGLPLISIPGVEADDVIGTLASQASAMGMPVLISTGDKDMAQLVDDNVTLINTMTNVVMDREGVIEKFGIPPELIIDYLALMGDKVDNIPGVPGVGDKTATALLQGIGSIEKLYQNLDDIAALGFRGSKTMAKKLIDNKDNAEMSYELATIKLDVELEETPESLVKAQPNTDELIKLYGQLVFKSWLNELLEGGSGVVEADEKSAAAGAGSVRSSASATTSTVEMNTSAVTIDRSNYETILDEASFNAWLEKLKASEVFAFDTETDSLDYMVANLVGLSFATEEGVAAYVPVAHDYLDAPQQLDRDWVLEQLKPILEDDAQAKVGQNLKYDMSVLARYGIEMKGIKHDTMLASYVFNSVGGKHDMDSLALRFLQHSCISFEQIAGKGKKQLTFNQIELGEASPYAAEDADVTLRLHNRLMENIEQDEKLKAIYEEIEVPLIPVMSRIERTGVFIDDMLLGAQSQEIAVRLDELEQKAYEIAEQEFNMNSPKQLQAILFEKMGLPVIKKTPSGAPSTNEEVLQELALDYPLPKLIIEYRGLAKLKSTYTDKLPKMINAETGRVHTSYHQAVTATGRLSSTDPNLQNIPIRNEEGRRIRQAFVAQHGWKILAVDYSQIELRIMAHLSGDKALLEAFQQGKDIHAATAAEIIGVNIEDVTTEQRRRAKAVNFGLIYGMSAFGLAKQLGIPRGEAQHYMDTYFERYPGVMQYMEDTRSAASEQGFVETIYGRRLHLPEIQSRNGMRRKAAERAAINAPMQGTAADIIKKAMLLVDEWIQAEGDGRVKLLMQVHDELVFEVEESSLAEIESKVQQLMESAAELEVPLVAEAGHGDNWDQAH, encoded by the coding sequence ATGGCTCGTATTCCTGATAATCCATTGATTCTGATCGATGGCTCTTCTTACCTATATCGCGCGTTCCATGCTTACCCTGGCACAATGAGCAATGGTGATATCCCAACTAACGCTGTTTATGGTGTAGTTAACATGCTGCGCAGCATGATGCGTCAATTTGCTTCTGATCGTATTGCGGTAATTTTTGATGCGAAAGGAAAGACGTTCCGTGATGACATGTACCCAGAGTACAAGGCAAATCGTCCACCTATGCCTGATGATCTTCGTTGCCAGATTGAGCCTTTGCACAATGTGATTCGTGCAATGGGTTTGCCACTTATCTCTATTCCCGGCGTTGAAGCGGATGATGTGATCGGTACGCTTGCTTCTCAAGCTTCTGCGATGGGTATGCCTGTGCTCATTAGTACTGGCGATAAAGATATGGCGCAGCTTGTCGATGACAACGTTACTCTGATCAACACCATGACCAACGTGGTAATGGATCGTGAAGGCGTGATTGAGAAGTTTGGTATCCCGCCAGAGCTTATTATCGATTACCTGGCGCTGATGGGCGATAAAGTCGATAACATTCCTGGTGTTCCGGGTGTCGGTGATAAAACAGCAACAGCCCTTCTACAAGGTATTGGTAGCATCGAAAAGCTGTATCAAAACCTTGATGATATTGCCGCTCTTGGCTTCCGTGGTTCAAAAACGATGGCTAAGAAGCTGATTGATAATAAAGACAACGCTGAGATGTCTTACGAGCTTGCAACAATCAAACTCGACGTCGAGCTAGAAGAGACGCCTGAGTCGCTTGTAAAAGCACAACCAAACACGGATGAGCTGATTAAGCTATACGGTCAACTGGTCTTCAAATCTTGGCTAAACGAGCTACTTGAAGGCGGCAGTGGTGTGGTTGAAGCGGATGAGAAATCTGCCGCAGCGGGAGCTGGATCAGTACGCAGCAGCGCTTCTGCAACAACGTCTACTGTAGAGATGAATACGTCTGCCGTGACGATTGATCGCAGCAACTACGAAACCATCTTAGATGAAGCCTCTTTTAATGCGTGGCTAGAGAAACTGAAAGCGTCAGAGGTGTTTGCCTTTGATACTGAAACAGACAGCCTAGATTACATGGTCGCTAACCTTGTTGGTCTATCATTCGCAACCGAAGAAGGCGTTGCCGCTTACGTACCGGTTGCCCATGATTACCTAGATGCACCTCAGCAGCTGGATCGTGACTGGGTACTTGAACAGCTTAAGCCTATTCTCGAAGATGACGCACAAGCGAAAGTAGGTCAGAACCTGAAATACGATATGAGTGTGCTAGCGCGCTACGGTATCGAGATGAAAGGCATCAAACACGACACTATGTTGGCGTCTTACGTTTTCAATAGTGTTGGCGGCAAGCATGATATGGATAGCCTAGCGCTACGTTTCCTACAACACAGCTGCATCTCGTTTGAGCAGATCGCAGGTAAAGGTAAGAAGCAGCTTACTTTCAACCAGATTGAGCTGGGTGAGGCGTCTCCATACGCTGCAGAAGATGCAGATGTGACACTACGTCTTCATAACCGTTTAATGGAAAACATCGAGCAAGATGAAAAGCTAAAAGCGATTTATGAAGAGATTGAAGTACCACTGATCCCAGTGATGTCTCGCATTGAACGCACTGGCGTATTCATCGATGACATGTTGTTAGGCGCTCAATCGCAAGAGATTGCGGTTCGTTTGGATGAGCTAGAACAGAAAGCCTACGAGATTGCAGAGCAAGAGTTCAACATGAACTCTCCAAAACAGTTGCAAGCGATTCTGTTTGAGAAAATGGGTCTGCCTGTTATCAAGAAAACGCCATCAGGTGCACCTTCAACCAACGAAGAAGTGCTGCAAGAACTGGCGCTTGATTACCCATTACCGAAGCTGATCATTGAGTATCGTGGCCTTGCGAAACTGAAGTCTACCTACACAGATAAGCTGCCGAAGATGATCAATGCTGAAACGGGCCGTGTTCATACGTCTTATCACCAAGCGGTGACAGCAACGGGTCGTTTGTCTTCGACGGATCCAAACTTACAGAACATCCCAATTCGTAATGAAGAAGGTCGTCGTATCCGCCAAGCATTCGTTGCACAACATGGTTGGAAGATTCTAGCGGTCGATTACTCTCAAATTGAATTGCGTATCATGGCTCACTTATCGGGTGATAAAGCGCTTCTGGAAGCGTTCCAACAAGGCAAAGATATTCACGCAGCAACTGCGGCTGAGATCATCGGCGTTAATATTGAGGATGTAACGACGGAACAACGTCGTCGTGCTAAGGCCGTTAACTTCGGTCTTATCTACGGTATGAGTGCCTTTGGTTTGGCTAAGCAGCTAGGGATTCCTCGTGGCGAAGCACAGCACTACATGGATACTTACTTCGAGCGCTACCCTGGTGTAATGCAGTACATGGAAGACACACGCAGTGCTGCTTCAGAGCAGGGCTTCGTTGAAACTATCTACGGTCGTCGTTTGCACCTTCCTGAAATTCAATCTCGTAATGGCATGCGTCGTAAAGCTGCTGAGCGTGCGGCGATCAACGCGCCAATGCAAGGTACAGCGGCAGACATCATCAAGAAAGCGATGCTATTGGTTGATGAATGGATCCAAGCGGAAGGCGATGGTCGAGTTAAGTTATTGATGCAAGTACACGATGAATTGGTATTTGAAGTAGAAGAGTCATCTTTAGCCGAAATTGAAAGTAAAGTACAACAATTGATGGAATCAGCTGCAGAGCTAGAAGTTCCGCTAGTTGCGGAAGCTGGCCACGGTGACAACTGGGATCAAGCCCACTAA
- a CDS encoding GNAT family N-acetyltransferase, with the protein MSVVVREGSLEEVVSVVDQISEFAKKESIASLSERLTGKKNLILVAEESGVLLGFKIGYELDQHTFYSWFGGVSPLARNKGVAQAQLDVQEQWVQEQGYRQLKVKSRNQFPAMLRLLLRNGYLIEKFEEKEDINDHRIHFLKQI; encoded by the coding sequence ATGTCAGTTGTTGTACGTGAAGGCTCGTTAGAAGAGGTGGTGTCTGTTGTCGATCAGATCTCTGAGTTCGCTAAAAAAGAAAGTATCGCTTCCCTTTCAGAGCGACTGACAGGGAAAAAGAACCTTATCTTAGTGGCTGAAGAATCTGGCGTGTTGCTCGGTTTTAAGATCGGCTATGAATTGGATCAGCATACTTTTTACAGCTGGTTTGGTGGCGTATCGCCGCTCGCGAGAAACAAAGGCGTTGCACAGGCTCAATTAGATGTTCAAGAGCAGTGGGTGCAAGAGCAGGGCTATAGGCAGTTAAAGGTTAAGTCCCGTAACCAGTTCCCTGCAATGTTGCGCCTGTTATTAAGAAACGGTTACTTAATCGAAAAATTTGAAGAAAAAGAAGACATTAATGACCATAGAATCCATTTTTTGAAGCAAATTTGA
- the hemB gene encoding porphobilinogen synthase, whose protein sequence is MSVSIQGQFPGRRMRRMRKHDFSRRLMAENQLSVDDLIYPMFILMGKDRREPVESMPGVERLSIDLMLEEADYLSKLGVPAIALFPVVNQDAKSLCAAEAHNSEGLVQRAVRSLKEHVPNIGVITDVALDPFTTHGQDGIIDEDGYVMNDETTEVLIKQALSHAEAGADVVAPSDMMDGRIGKIREALEEAGYIHTQIMAYSAKYASCYYGPFRDAVGSASNLKGGNKKNYQMDPANSDEAIHEVAMDLNEGADMVMVKPGMPYLDIVRRVKHELQAPTFAYQVSGEYAMHKAAIQNGWLKERETVMESLLCFKRAGADGILTYFAKDVAEWLAEDNAQAAEHLREK, encoded by the coding sequence GTGTCTGTTTCAATTCAAGGTCAATTCCCAGGTCGCCGTATGCGCCGTATGCGTAAGCACGACTTTAGCCGTCGCCTAATGGCAGAAAATCAATTGTCTGTGGATGATCTAATCTACCCAATGTTTATCCTGATGGGTAAAGACCGCCGCGAGCCTGTCGAGTCCATGCCGGGTGTTGAACGTCTGTCGATCGATCTTATGCTTGAGGAAGCGGATTACCTTTCTAAATTGGGTGTTCCTGCGATTGCTCTATTCCCAGTCGTGAACCAAGATGCTAAAAGCTTATGCGCGGCTGAAGCCCATAACTCTGAAGGTTTAGTTCAACGTGCTGTACGTTCACTTAAAGAGCACGTGCCAAATATTGGCGTTATTACTGATGTCGCGTTAGACCCATTCACCACACATGGCCAAGACGGCATCATCGATGAAGATGGTTACGTGATGAATGATGAGACGACTGAAGTCTTGATCAAGCAAGCACTATCACACGCTGAAGCGGGTGCTGACGTGGTTGCACCATCGGACATGATGGATGGTCGTATTGGTAAGATCCGTGAAGCGTTAGAAGAAGCGGGCTATATTCATACTCAGATTATGGCGTACTCTGCGAAATACGCATCGTGCTATTACGGCCCATTCCGCGACGCAGTCGGCAGTGCTTCGAATCTGAAAGGTGGTAACAAGAAGAACTACCAGATGGATCCTGCAAATAGCGATGAAGCGATTCACGAAGTCGCGATGGATCTTAATGAAGGTGCCGACATGGTGATGGTTAAGCCTGGTATGCCTTATCTAGACATCGTGCGCCGTGTGAAGCATGAACTTCAAGCGCCGACATTTGCATACCAAGTGTCTGGTGAGTATGCGATGCACAAAGCGGCGATTCAAAACGGTTGGCTTAAAGAGCGTGAAACCGTAATGGAATCATTGCTGTGCTTTAAGCGAGCTGGTGCCGACGGCATTCTTACTTACTTTGCTAAAGATGTTGCTGAGTGGCTTGCAGAAGACAATGCACAAGCTGCAGAGCACTTAAGAGAAAAGTAA
- a CDS encoding TatD family hydrolase: MIDTHAHIYASEFDEDREQVVERALAQGIDTILLPNIDLESIEPMLATEAQFPDVCRSMMGLHPCYVDANIEQTLKTIRAWFDKHDFIAVGEIGIDLYWDKTFKVEQEMAFVTQLQWAKELDLPVVIHTRDSIEETLALLRKEQDGSLRGVFHCFGSSLKEAQAINALGFHLGLGGVSTFKNSGMDKVIPHLDMNYVILETDCPYLAPTPNRGKRNEPAYTELVAKRIAELRGITLKEVENITTINAKSLFNL; this comes from the coding sequence ATGATCGACACTCATGCTCATATTTACGCGAGCGAATTTGATGAAGACCGCGAGCAAGTTGTAGAGCGCGCACTGGCTCAAGGGATTGATACCATTCTATTGCCGAACATCGATTTAGAATCTATCGAACCAATGCTAGCGACGGAAGCTCAGTTTCCTGATGTGTGCCGTTCAATGATGGGCTTACACCCTTGTTATGTGGATGCGAATATCGAGCAAACCCTCAAAACCATTCGAGCTTGGTTTGATAAGCATGATTTTATCGCTGTGGGTGAGATTGGCATCGACTTGTACTGGGATAAAACTTTCAAGGTTGAACAAGAGATGGCGTTTGTGACTCAACTGCAATGGGCCAAAGAGCTCGATCTACCTGTGGTGATCCACACTCGTGATTCTATTGAAGAGACACTTGCCCTACTTCGTAAAGAACAAGATGGCAGCTTACGTGGCGTATTCCACTGTTTTGGCAGCAGCTTAAAAGAAGCTCAAGCGATCAACGCGCTCGGCTTTCACCTCGGATTAGGTGGTGTTTCGACCTTTAAGAATTCAGGAATGGATAAGGTGATCCCACATCTGGATATGAATTACGTCATCCTAGAAACAGATTGCCCCTACTTGGCACCTACACCAAATCGCGGCAAACGCAATGAACCGGCCTACACAGAATTGGTGGCAAAACGCATCGCCGAATTACGCGGAATTACTCTTAAAGAAGTCGAAAACATAACCACTATCAATGCTAAATCATTGTTTAATTTATAA
- the tatC gene encoding twin-arginine translocase subunit TatC: MSSTEQTQPLISHLLELRNRLLRAIVAVLVIFVGLIYFANDIYEFVSAPLVDRLPEGATMIATDVASPFFTPLKLTLIASIFLAVPFILYQVWAFVAPGLYKHEKRLIMPLLASSSLLFYCGVAFAYFIVFPLVFGFFTAISLGGVEFATDISSYLDFVLALFFAFGIAFEVPVAIILLCWTGATTPQSLSEKRPYIVVGAFIIGMMLTPPDMISQTLLAIPMCILFEIGLFFARFYTRKPDADEEEEAES, encoded by the coding sequence ATGTCTTCGACTGAGCAGACACAGCCTTTAATTAGCCACCTTCTAGAACTACGTAATCGCCTACTACGTGCGATTGTCGCGGTGCTAGTGATATTTGTCGGGCTAATTTATTTTGCTAATGATATTTATGAATTCGTATCAGCACCTTTGGTAGATCGTCTACCGGAAGGGGCGACGATGATCGCAACCGATGTTGCATCGCCATTTTTCACACCACTGAAATTAACCTTGATCGCGTCTATATTCCTCGCGGTTCCATTTATTTTGTATCAGGTGTGGGCTTTTGTTGCTCCGGGTTTATACAAGCATGAAAAACGCTTGATCATGCCGCTATTGGCTTCAAGTTCATTGCTGTTTTACTGTGGTGTGGCGTTCGCTTACTTTATTGTATTCCCGTTGGTATTTGGCTTTTTTACAGCCATATCATTAGGGGGAGTAGAGTTCGCAACCGACATCTCAAGCTATCTTGATTTTGTACTCGCGCTGTTCTTTGCTTTTGGTATTGCCTTTGAAGTGCCAGTTGCGATTATCTTGTTGTGTTGGACGGGTGCAACAACGCCTCAATCTTTGTCTGAAAAGCGTCCTTACATTGTTGTGGGTGCTTTCATCATCGGTATGATGCTGACACCACCAGATATGATCTCGCAAACACTGTTGGCGATTCCAATGTGTATTTTGTTTGAGATTGGTCTGTTCTTCGCACGTTTTTATACGCGTAAGCCAGATGCGGATGAAGAGGAAGAAGCTGAATCTTGA
- the tatB gene encoding Sec-independent protein translocase protein TatB: MFDIGFWELVLISVVGLVVLGPERLPVAIRSISKFVGQAKSMANSVKDELSHELKVQELQENLRKAEKMGMEDLSPDLKASVDELKQAAAEVQRPYAKPESDKPSETKPSVTETVESETIQVNSEASAPSDKKAE; the protein is encoded by the coding sequence GTGTTTGATATCGGTTTTTGGGAACTGGTATTAATATCTGTCGTTGGGTTAGTGGTTTTAGGGCCTGAGCGTTTGCCCGTGGCGATTCGCAGTATTTCCAAGTTTGTTGGACAAGCGAAAAGCATGGCAAACAGTGTGAAAGATGAACTTTCTCATGAGCTTAAGGTGCAAGAGCTGCAAGAAAACCTACGCAAGGCGGAAAAAATGGGAATGGAAGATTTATCTCCAGACCTTAAAGCGTCAGTCGATGAACTCAAGCAGGCCGCTGCTGAGGTTCAACGTCCGTATGCTAAGCCTGAGTCTGATAAGCCAAGTGAGACTAAACCTAGTGTCACGGAAACTGTGGAATCTGAAACCATTCAGGTCAACAGCGAAGCTTCAGCACCGTCAGATAAGAAAGCCGAATAG
- the tatA gene encoding Sec-independent protein translocase subunit TatA — MGGISIWQLLIIAVIVILLFGTKKLRGMGGDLGSAVKGFKKAMSDEDKPADKKDADFEPKNIEQQKTEAHAETTAETKKDKEQA; from the coding sequence ATGGGTGGTATCAGTATTTGGCAACTTCTAATCATTGCTGTAATTGTAATTTTGCTATTCGGAACAAAGAAACTGCGCGGTATGGGTGGTGACTTAGGTTCAGCGGTTAAAGGCTTCAAAAAAGCGATGAGCGATGAAGACAAGCCTGCAGATAAGAAAGATGCAGACTTCGAACCAAAGAATATTGAACAGCAGAAGACAGAAGCTCACGCTGAAACAACTGCTGAAACAAAGAAAGACAAAGAGCAGGCGTAA
- the ubiB gene encoding ubiquinone biosynthesis regulatory protein kinase UbiB: MTPTELKRLYHIIKVQLEYGLDELMPEHQLTKAPLLARKSLFWLKNKHQDKELGHRLRLALQELGPVWIKFGQMMSTRRDLFPPHIADQLALLQDQVAPFDGQLAKQDMEKALGGSLDNWFTDFDIEPLASASIAQVHTAKLKESGREIVLKVIRPDIRPVIDADLKLMHRMARIVAKSLPEARRLKPVEVVHEYEKTLLDELDLRREAANAIQLRRNFEGSEELYVPEVIPDLSSETLMVSERIYGIQVSDIETLEANGTNMKLLAERGVTVFFTQVFRDSFFHADMHPGNVFVNPENPDNPQWIGLDCGIVGTLNSEDKRYLAENLLAFFNRDYRKVAELHVDSGWVPHDTNVNDFEFAIRMVCEPIFAKPLGEISFGHVLLNLFNTARRFNMEVQPQLVLLQKTLLYVEGLGRQLYPQLDLWATAKPFLETWMMNQVGPQAVINAVKERAPFWAEKLPELPELLYDSLRQGKAMNHRMDQLYQGYRDSKRQQATGKFLFGVGATLVVCSAILVSSPYEQLSMGCGIAGVTFWLLSWRAYRR; this comes from the coding sequence ATGACCCCAACAGAACTGAAACGTCTTTATCATATTATCAAGGTACAGTTGGAATACGGCCTTGATGAGTTGATGCCGGAACACCAACTGACTAAAGCTCCTTTGCTGGCGCGAAAGTCACTGTTTTGGCTTAAGAACAAGCATCAAGATAAAGAGTTGGGTCATCGCTTGCGTCTTGCGTTGCAAGAACTTGGCCCTGTGTGGATCAAGTTTGGACAGATGATGTCGACCCGTCGTGATTTGTTCCCTCCTCATATAGCCGATCAGTTGGCGTTGTTGCAGGACCAAGTTGCGCCGTTTGATGGTCAACTGGCTAAGCAAGATATGGAAAAGGCGCTGGGTGGCAGTTTAGATAACTGGTTTACCGACTTTGATATCGAGCCGCTTGCTTCTGCTTCTATCGCTCAGGTGCATACTGCCAAGCTTAAAGAGAGCGGTCGAGAGATTGTTCTGAAGGTCATTCGACCTGATATTCGCCCGGTGATTGACGCAGATCTAAAACTGATGCACCGAATGGCGCGTATAGTCGCTAAGTCGCTTCCTGAAGCACGTCGTTTGAAACCAGTTGAAGTCGTTCATGAGTACGAGAAAACATTACTTGATGAACTAGACCTGCGCCGAGAGGCGGCTAATGCGATTCAACTGCGACGTAATTTTGAAGGCAGTGAAGAGTTGTATGTCCCTGAGGTTATCCCTGATTTAAGCAGTGAAACCCTGATGGTGTCAGAGCGAATCTATGGGATTCAAGTATCCGATATTGAGACGCTAGAAGCCAACGGCACCAACATGAAATTGCTGGCGGAACGTGGTGTGACGGTATTCTTCACCCAAGTATTCCGAGACAGCTTTTTCCATGCAGACATGCACCCGGGCAACGTATTCGTTAACCCAGAGAATCCAGATAACCCTCAGTGGATTGGTTTGGATTGTGGCATTGTCGGCACGCTCAACAGCGAAGATAAGCGCTATTTAGCAGAGAATCTGTTGGCTTTCTTTAATCGAGATTACCGTAAGGTTGCAGAGCTGCACGTTGATTCGGGGTGGGTTCCACACGACACCAACGTCAATGATTTTGAGTTCGCGATTCGTATGGTGTGTGAGCCCATTTTTGCAAAACCACTTGGCGAGATCTCATTTGGCCATGTGTTGCTAAACTTATTTAATACAGCAAGACGTTTCAACATGGAGGTTCAGCCTCAGTTGGTACTTCTACAGAAGACCTTGTTGTATGTGGAAGGCCTAGGTCGCCAGTTGTATCCGCAACTTGATTTGTGGGCAACTGCCAAACCTTTCCTTGAAACCTGGATGATGAATCAGGTGGGGCCGCAAGCTGTGATCAATGCAGTAAAAGAGCGCGCGCCATTCTGGGCAGAAAAACTGCCAGAGCTGCCAGAGCTACTTTATGACAGCTTGCGCCAAGGTAAAGCGATGAACCACAGAATGGATCAGCTTTATCAAGGTTACCGAGATAGTAAGCGTCAGCAAGCAACTGGAAAGTTTTTGTTTGGCGTTGGAGCCACTTTAGTCGTATGCTCCGCAATATTAGTTTCAAGCCCTTATGAGCAGCTATCTATGGGCTGTGGCATCGCAGGTGTCACATTTTGGTTGCTTAGTTGGCGAGCTTACCGTCGTTAG
- a CDS encoding SCP2 domain-containing protein, producing MPFDPLVTAVIETSLNTFVNDDPALVRRLSRLKGQIIQVNLKELNKTLTFVFSQQIDVLSEYEGQPDCYLSLNLSVLPELREQSNITKLIKQDKLILEGDIQLAQKFAQLMTDCKPDLEEWLSRVTGDVVAHTLVQGVKNVGGFVAKQATKHQNHLAQVLTEEWKIAPAPLEVAHFCDQVDDVKSSAARLEAKLNALLEKA from the coding sequence ATGCCATTTGATCCATTGGTAACCGCGGTTATTGAAACCTCTTTAAATACTTTCGTGAACGATGACCCAGCCTTGGTTCGTCGTTTGTCTCGTTTAAAGGGGCAGATCATTCAAGTTAATTTGAAAGAGTTGAATAAAACACTCACTTTCGTTTTCAGCCAGCAAATCGATGTGTTGTCGGAATACGAAGGGCAGCCTGACTGCTACCTATCTTTGAACCTATCGGTGTTACCTGAACTGCGTGAGCAATCGAACATCACTAAGCTTATCAAGCAAGATAAGCTGATCTTAGAGGGTGATATTCAACTGGCACAGAAATTTGCTCAGCTGATGACAGACTGCAAGCCTGACTTGGAAGAGTGGTTATCTCGTGTGACGGGTGATGTCGTAGCGCATACCTTGGTCCAAGGCGTTAAAAACGTCGGTGGTTTTGTGGCGAAGCAAGCCACTAAGCATCAAAACCACCTCGCTCAGGTATTAACTGAAGAGTGGAAGATTGCTCCTGCGCCATTAGAGGTGGCACATTTTTGCGATCAGGTTGATGACGTAAAAAGCTCTGCTGCTCGTCTTGAAGCTAAGTTGAACGCTCTGTTGGAGAAAGCATGA
- the ubiE gene encoding bifunctional demethylmenaquinone methyltransferase/2-methoxy-6-polyprenyl-1,4-benzoquinol methylase UbiE: MMDTSVQTNSAVESETTHFGFETVAKDEKVAKVAEVFHSVAAKYDIMNDLMSGGVHRLWKRFTIDCSGVRPGQRILDLGGGTGDLTAKFSRIVGEKGHVVLADINNSMLNVGRDKLRDSGIVGNVHYVQANAEELPFPDNYFDCITISFCLRNVTDKDQALRSMYRVLKPGGRLLVLEFSKPVLEPLSKVYDAYSFHLLPKMGELIANDADSYRYLAESIRMHPNQETLEGMMQEAGFENTKYFNLTGGIVALHRGYKF; the protein is encoded by the coding sequence ATTATGGACACAAGCGTGCAGACAAATTCAGCAGTAGAGTCAGAAACCACACACTTTGGTTTCGAAACAGTCGCAAAAGACGAAAAAGTCGCGAAAGTAGCAGAGGTATTTCACTCTGTAGCCGCTAAATACGACATCATGAATGACTTAATGTCGGGTGGTGTTCACCGCTTGTGGAAGCGATTCACGATTGATTGCAGTGGCGTTCGCCCGGGTCAACGTATCCTTGATCTTGGTGGTGGTACTGGCGACCTGACTGCGAAGTTCTCGCGTATCGTTGGTGAAAAAGGCCACGTGGTTCTTGCTGATATCAACAACTCAATGCTGAATGTTGGCCGTGATAAGCTGCGTGATAGCGGTATTGTGGGCAACGTACATTACGTTCAAGCAAACGCTGAAGAGCTGCCTTTCCCAGACAACTACTTCGATTGCATTACTATCAGCTTCTGTCTGCGTAACGTAACCGATAAAGACCAAGCGCTGCGTTCAATGTACCGCGTGCTTAAGCCGGGTGGTCGTTTGTTGGTTCTTGAGTTTTCTAAGCCGGTACTTGAGCCGCTATCAAAGGTTTACGATGCATACTCTTTCCACCTATTGCCAAAAATGGGTGAGCTGATTGCTAATGATGCAGACAGCTATCGTTACCTTGCAGAATCTATCCGCATGCACCCTAACCAAGAAACCTTGGAAGGCATGATGCAGGAAGCGGGTTTCGAGAATACTAAATACTTCAACCTAACGGGCGGCATTGTTGCGCTGCACCGCGGTTACAAGTTCTAG